The following are encoded together in the Bacteroidota bacterium genome:
- a CDS encoding pyridoxal-dependent decarboxylase — MNTNKRSENLDLPIEELRERLYDAVDMVVGLYDGIERKKLFASNSPGEVKALFDEPLPSSPSDIGSLLQRVERDVFGHSTLNISPNFYAYVVSGGNHAGLLAELLASALNQNPGKWNLGAAAVELELRVVRWIAEFIGYDSDAAGVLVSGGSAANLTCLKAARDFKARFDIRGSGARAGAPLTMYVSTEGHSCLTKSVDMLGLGRESLRKIPVKDDFTIDLELLEQKIVEDKAAGFIPICVIGNAGTVNTGAVDRLALLAGIAKRHDLWFHVDAAYGGPAAATPSGRELFAGLKLADSIATDAHKWLYAPYEAGVALVKNKEALRNSFSIMADYLRDVDNTGRHDSTEYNFELSRNFKALKVWMAFKAYGAEKIRAAIEGNIRTIRHFARLIEAAPDFEMLAPASLSIACFRYRTGDPQFWNDEAYLSSLNRSILRELERDGRVFLSGTVIHGKQALRTCLVNHRTETAHVEYLLRILREVGQSSHTSLHRVEQEVAT; from the coding sequence ATGAACACGAACAAGCGCTCTGAAAACCTCGATCTTCCCATCGAGGAGCTGCGGGAACGGCTGTACGACGCGGTCGACATGGTCGTGGGGCTCTATGACGGGATCGAGCGCAAGAAACTTTTCGCAAGCAATTCTCCCGGGGAAGTGAAGGCCCTCTTTGACGAGCCGCTTCCATCCTCCCCTTCGGATATCGGCTCGCTGCTCCAGAGAGTTGAGCGCGATGTCTTCGGGCACTCCACCCTGAACATCAGTCCGAATTTCTACGCGTATGTGGTTTCCGGCGGGAATCACGCGGGCCTGCTCGCGGAGCTTCTCGCATCGGCCCTGAACCAGAACCCGGGCAAGTGGAACCTCGGCGCGGCGGCGGTGGAACTGGAGCTTCGCGTGGTGCGATGGATCGCCGAGTTCATCGGGTACGATTCTGACGCCGCGGGAGTGCTCGTGAGCGGAGGATCGGCGGCGAACCTTACCTGCCTCAAGGCCGCGAGGGATTTCAAGGCGCGATTTGACATCCGGGGCTCCGGCGCAAGAGCGGGCGCCCCGCTGACGATGTATGTTTCCACGGAAGGGCACTCCTGTCTCACCAAAAGCGTGGACATGCTCGGGCTCGGCAGGGAATCACTCAGAAAAATCCCGGTGAAGGATGATTTCACGATCGACCTTGAACTGCTTGAACAGAAGATTGTCGAAGACAAGGCGGCCGGGTTTATTCCCATCTGCGTGATCGGCAACGCAGGTACGGTGAATACCGGGGCCGTCGACCGGCTGGCCCTGCTTGCGGGGATCGCGAAGCGGCACGACCTGTGGTTCCATGTGGACGCCGCGTACGGAGGGCCAGCCGCTGCGACACCCTCGGGGCGCGAGCTGTTTGCGGGGCTGAAACTTGCGGACTCCATCGCCACAGACGCGCATAAATGGCTTTACGCACCGTATGAAGCGGGCGTGGCGCTTGTGAAGAACAAGGAGGCGCTCCGAAATTCCTTCAGCATCATGGCGGACTATCTGCGGGACGTCGACAACACGGGCCGTCACGATTCGACGGAGTACAACTTCGAGCTCTCCCGCAATTTCAAAGCGTTAAAGGTCTGGATGGCTTTCAAAGCGTACGGGGCGGAGAAGATCCGGGCCGCGATTGAGGGGAACATCCGGACGATCCGGCATTTCGCGCGACTCATAGAGGCGGCGCCGGACTTTGAGATGCTCGCGCCCGCGTCCCTCTCGATCGCCTGCTTCAGATACCGCACCGGGGACCCGCAATTCTGGAATGACGAGGCGTATCTTTCGTCGTTGAACAGGAGCATTCTCCGGGAATTGGAGCGGGACGGAAGGGTGTTCCTGTCGGGCACCGTCATTCACGGGAAACAGGCGCTCCGGACCTGCCTGGTGAACCACCGGACTGAGACGGCCCATGTGGAATATCTGTTGAGAATCCTCCGCGAGGTCGGGCAGTCGTCTCATACGTCGCTCCATCGGGTCGAGCAGGAAGTCGCC
- a CDS encoding PLP-dependent aminotransferase family protein, giving the protein MSTTTQAPTTHLYEQVADKIAKQIDRGAIKAGERVPSVRKLKSKLGVSLSTVLQAYITLENKGLIEARPQSGYYVRMQPRELPMEPRISAPAPTATKVDIADLALEVHESNVNPLVVPLGAATPSNNLLPTRKLNRFLSAAARRHEHESNQYGSPAGNMELRRQIARRSLDWGCNLTPEEIVVTVGCSEALNLCLRVIANPGDTIAVESPTYFGILQILDTLNLKALEIPTDPREGICLDALESAINRQRVAGVFVQPNFHNPLGCSMPEENKKSLVRMLSRMGVPLIEDDIYGDLSHEGARPKALKAYDKEGNVLSCSSFSKTISPGFRIGWTVPGKYLKQVRRLKLANSISTASLPQLAIAEMLNSGGYDHFLRKVRRSYEAQMQAMVQAARRYFPEGTKVTRPRGGTVLWVEFPRGVDSMELYQKALEKNISVVPGPLFSPKGQFNQCIRLNCGHAWSERIEAAMITIGQIAGRML; this is encoded by the coding sequence ATGAGCACAACCACGCAAGCACCCACGACGCATCTCTACGAACAGGTTGCGGACAAAATCGCGAAACAGATCGACCGGGGAGCCATCAAAGCGGGCGAGCGCGTCCCTTCGGTGCGAAAGTTGAAATCGAAACTCGGCGTGAGCCTCTCGACGGTCCTGCAGGCGTACATCACGCTCGAGAACAAGGGGTTGATCGAAGCCCGCCCTCAATCGGGCTATTACGTCCGGATGCAGCCGCGCGAACTCCCCATGGAGCCGAGGATCTCCGCGCCCGCTCCGACCGCCACGAAGGTGGACATCGCCGACCTTGCGCTTGAAGTCCATGAAAGCAACGTCAACCCGCTTGTCGTCCCGCTCGGCGCGGCGACGCCCTCGAACAACCTTCTTCCCACGCGGAAGTTGAACAGGTTTCTCAGCGCCGCCGCGCGGCGGCATGAGCATGAGAGCAACCAGTACGGATCGCCGGCGGGAAACATGGAACTCCGGCGCCAGATCGCCCGCCGCTCCCTCGACTGGGGATGCAATCTCACCCCGGAGGAGATCGTCGTCACCGTGGGCTGCTCGGAAGCGTTGAACCTCTGCCTCCGCGTCATCGCCAACCCCGGCGACACGATCGCGGTCGAGTCCCCGACCTACTTCGGCATCCTCCAGATCCTGGACACTCTCAATCTGAAAGCCCTCGAAATTCCCACGGATCCGCGCGAGGGGATCTGCCTCGACGCTCTGGAGTCCGCGATCAACCGGCAGCGGGTTGCAGGTGTGTTCGTCCAGCCTAATTTTCACAACCCCCTCGGCTGCTCGATGCCCGAAGAGAACAAAAAGTCGCTGGTCAGAATGCTTTCAAGAATGGGCGTGCCGCTCATCGAGGACGATATCTACGGAGACCTGTCGCACGAAGGGGCGCGGCCGAAGGCGTTGAAGGCGTACGACAAAGAAGGGAACGTGCTGTCGTGCTCGTCGTTTTCCAAAACAATCTCGCCGGGATTCCGGATCGGCTGGACCGTCCCGGGCAAATATCTGAAACAGGTTCGCCGGCTCAAGCTCGCAAATTCTATCTCGACCGCGAGCCTTCCGCAGCTGGCGATCGCCGAAATGCTGAACTCCGGCGGATACGATCATTTTCTCCGGAAAGTTCGAAGGTCGTACGAGGCCCAGATGCAGGCGATGGTGCAGGCCGCGCGCCGGTATTTTCCGGAGGGCACGAAAGTCACGCGCCCGAGAGGAGGGACGGTCTTATGGGTGGAATTCCCGAGGGGGGTCGATTCGATGGAGTTGTATCAAAAGGCGCTCGAGAAGAATATCAGCGTCGTGCCCGGCCCTCTCTTCTCGCCCAAGGGACAGTTCAATCAATGCATCCGGCTCAACTGCGGCCACGCCTGGTCGGAAAGGATTGAAGCCGCGATGATCACCATCGGCCAGATTGCGGGCAGGATGTTGTAG
- a CDS encoding YdeI/OmpD-associated family protein, which produces MKLGKTLYVTNRKQWRSWLAKHHGTSPEIWLVYYKKESGKARIPYNHAVEEALCYGWIDSTLKPIDAKRYAQRFSPRRKNSVLSEMNKERVRRLIRARKMTASGLKSIQHHMEKRKTGSSLSRGLRKFRLPKDILDTLRKDPVVWRNFSAYPQHYKHIRVGWIDAARHRPEIFKVRLRYFIKMTALNKKFGMVR; this is translated from the coding sequence ATGAAGCTCGGCAAAACCCTCTACGTAACGAACAGAAAACAGTGGCGGTCGTGGCTGGCGAAACACCACGGCACGTCGCCCGAGATCTGGCTCGTCTACTACAAGAAGGAGAGCGGAAAGGCGCGCATCCCGTATAACCACGCGGTGGAGGAGGCCTTGTGTTACGGATGGATCGACAGCACTTTGAAACCGATCGACGCGAAGCGCTATGCTCAACGATTCAGCCCCCGGCGAAAGAACAGCGTCCTTTCCGAGATGAATAAGGAGCGGGTCAGGCGCCTCATCAGAGCCCGAAAAATGACCGCCTCCGGCTTGAAAAGCATTCAGCATCACATGGAGAAACGGAAAACCGGGTCCTCTCTCTCGCGCGGTCTCAGGAAATTCAGACTCCCAAAGGACATTCTCGATACATTGCGAAAAGATCCGGTCGTCTGGAGGAACTTTTCCGCCTATCCCCAACATTATAAACATATACGGGTCGGATGGATCGACGCCGCAAGACACCGCCCGGAGATTTTCAAAGTCCGGCTCAGGTACTTCATCAAAATGACCGCCCTGAACAAGAAATTTGGAATGGTTCGATAA
- a CDS encoding VOC family protein, producing the protein MPEVANHKPGSFCWIELMAADQPAAKQFYTQLFGWTYEDSPMGNGAFYTMLKLNGKNVGALYQREKSQEGIPPHWNCYVAVSNVDDAAKKVASLGGKTVMPPFDVMDVGRMTVLQDPAGAMLSLWQAKKHTGSQIVNETGSTCWFELGTSNEQLAGKFYTSLFGWSTKPLPITPPYTIFSNSGSDIGGMYGLTEQMKGVPPHWLPYLQVADCDAIEAKAKSLGGSTVLPPTDIPGTGRFAYLKDPGGAMFAIFKPFPR; encoded by the coding sequence ATGCCGGAAGTAGCCAATCATAAACCCGGTTCGTTCTGCTGGATCGAGCTGATGGCGGCCGATCAGCCCGCTGCCAAGCAATTTTACACGCAACTCTTCGGCTGGACCTACGAAGACTCGCCGATGGGGAACGGCGCGTTCTACACGATGCTGAAGCTGAACGGAAAGAACGTCGGCGCCCTCTACCAGCGTGAGAAGTCGCAGGAGGGAATTCCACCCCACTGGAATTGCTACGTCGCAGTCAGCAATGTCGACGACGCCGCGAAGAAAGTCGCCTCGCTCGGCGGGAAAACCGTCATGCCTCCGTTCGATGTGATGGACGTCGGCCGGATGACGGTGCTGCAGGACCCCGCGGGCGCGATGCTGAGTCTCTGGCAGGCGAAGAAGCACACCGGCTCCCAGATCGTCAACGAAACAGGCTCCACGTGCTGGTTCGAGCTCGGGACGAGCAACGAGCAACTTGCGGGCAAGTTCTATACATCCCTCTTCGGATGGTCGACCAAGCCTCTTCCGATCACTCCCCCGTACACAATCTTTTCGAACAGCGGATCCGACATCGGAGGGATGTACGGGCTCACCGAACAGATGAAGGGCGTGCCGCCGCACTGGTTGCCGTACCTGCAGGTCGCAGACTGTGACGCAATCGAGGCGAAAGCGAAATCGCTCGGTGGCAGCACCGTGTTGCCGCCGACCGATATTCCCGGTACCGGCCGGTTCGCGTATCTGAAGGATCCGGGAGGGGCGATGTTCGCGATCTTCAAACCTTTCCCCCGATAA
- a CDS encoding protein kinase: MIGQTVSHYKILEKLGEGGMGIVYKAQDTELDRVVALKFLPHYLASDAVEKERFYHEARAASSLNHPNIATIYEIKEFENRLYLAMEFIEGKTLKAVASREILSQQKTLDIAIQVCDGLAAAHEKGVVHRDIKSDNIMITPKGQVKIMDFGLAKVKGATKLTKAGSTLGTAAYMSPEQAQGEEVDQRSDIFSFGVVLYELATGHLPFYAEHQAALIYSLINEDPQPLARYNDKTSAEMERIVLKALAKDREDRYQHVDDLLADLRRERKSLEYARTGYARSTTAPMPAAAPQKTGRLLKLLIPVGTLAILIAIAIVFNPFNFQISTQKSNAASEPSSLAVMYFENIPDPEDKDHTGEMLSNLLITALFQTRNLDVISRERLYDIRKELGEGDSKTIPPSLATKIAQRAGVSMMLLGSILQKEPTLAVTYRLLEVQSGKILSTQRLSGFSKERIFSLADTLALLVKGDLNLTGQTDTRPIAEATTRSTEAYRSYLEGVDLIEKFSVNEAEAALKRAIELDSNFAMAYNWLTVVEFRLGKNTEADAAMRRAYELRNNVGERERLLIEGSYARNVGQDPASTKRILEQLIEKYPGEQAAYLVLALTYYQPFCDPEGAIRVIQAGLKRDPMDKSLWNILAYGYAALDKRQDAFAALDHYLNLAPGEPNPYDSKGDLYLLFGERDSAMSWYRKAVSMRSDFGSNIPLGFDAMNHGDYARAREYMMELHRPRDPSALFSAHQGKLTEARRRLIENLNAHHEKQSLDLLPDDWLQLLLNAYELGDYPMMTKYAWLRSEQLRKNPADLAYGRDALAWAYLKSGDSAMYRKTLEDLKGVVSRQIPRIQAARSYTWALFSFEQGNYRAAAEQYREALQIFHVKAAPQLFFGRSLLSSGQVEEAVKEFRRVAEWIPSGYIDPVVDLLPTGWYAPVASVKAHYWLGVAYEKEGRTADAVKEYAKFLEIWKDADFKSKELDDAKARYAKLKGISLN; encoded by the coding sequence ATGATCGGCCAGACTGTCTCCCACTATAAGATACTCGAGAAACTCGGCGAAGGCGGCATGGGCATCGTCTACAAGGCCCAGGATACCGAACTCGACCGGGTGGTCGCTCTGAAGTTTCTTCCCCATTACCTGGCCTCCGATGCGGTCGAGAAGGAGCGGTTTTACCATGAAGCCCGGGCCGCGTCTTCGCTCAACCATCCCAATATCGCGACCATTTATGAGATAAAGGAGTTTGAGAACCGGCTCTACCTTGCCATGGAATTCATTGAGGGGAAGACGCTGAAAGCCGTCGCTTCCAGGGAAATCCTCTCTCAGCAGAAAACCCTCGATATCGCGATCCAGGTCTGCGACGGACTCGCGGCTGCGCATGAGAAGGGGGTTGTCCACCGCGACATCAAGTCGGACAACATCATGATCACACCGAAGGGCCAGGTGAAAATCATGGACTTCGGGCTCGCAAAGGTTAAGGGGGCGACAAAACTCACAAAGGCGGGGTCGACCCTCGGAACGGCCGCCTACATGTCGCCCGAACAGGCGCAGGGCGAAGAGGTCGATCAACGATCCGATATTTTTTCCTTCGGCGTGGTGCTCTACGAACTGGCCACCGGCCACCTGCCGTTCTATGCGGAACACCAGGCGGCGCTCATCTACTCTCTGATCAACGAAGACCCGCAACCCCTGGCACGCTACAACGACAAAACATCCGCCGAAATGGAGCGGATTGTCCTCAAGGCTCTCGCCAAGGACAGGGAGGACCGGTACCAGCATGTGGACGACCTGCTGGCAGATCTGCGGCGTGAGCGGAAGAGCCTGGAGTATGCCCGGACGGGATACGCCCGCTCAACGACCGCCCCGATGCCCGCCGCGGCTCCTCAAAAAACGGGACGCCTTCTGAAGCTCCTCATACCGGTTGGAACGCTAGCCATCCTGATCGCTATTGCAATCGTGTTCAACCCGTTCAACTTTCAGATCAGCACGCAGAAAAGCAACGCAGCATCGGAACCGAGCTCGCTGGCGGTGATGTACTTCGAGAATATTCCCGACCCGGAGGACAAAGACCACACCGGCGAGATGTTATCCAATTTGTTGATCACCGCGCTCTTTCAGACCAGGAACCTGGACGTCATCAGCCGCGAGAGGCTGTACGATATCCGGAAAGAACTGGGGGAGGGCGATTCGAAAACGATCCCTCCTTCGCTCGCGACAAAGATCGCCCAAAGGGCGGGAGTCTCGATGATGTTGTTGGGGAGTATCCTGCAAAAGGAACCCACGCTGGCGGTCACCTACCGCCTCCTTGAAGTTCAGAGCGGAAAAATCCTGAGCACCCAGCGGCTTTCGGGATTTTCAAAGGAGAGAATCTTTTCCCTCGCCGACACATTGGCGCTCCTCGTCAAGGGGGATTTGAACCTGACCGGGCAGACTGATACAAGACCGATAGCCGAGGCTACCACACGCTCGACCGAAGCCTACCGTTCGTATCTGGAGGGTGTGGACCTCATTGAGAAATTTTCAGTTAATGAAGCGGAGGCGGCGCTGAAGAGGGCAATTGAACTGGATAGCAATTTCGCGATGGCATACAATTGGCTGACGGTAGTGGAATTCAGGTTGGGTAAAAACACGGAAGCGGACGCCGCCATGCGCAGAGCGTATGAACTCCGGAACAACGTAGGCGAGAGGGAGCGCCTCTTGATTGAAGGATCGTATGCGCGAAACGTCGGGCAGGATCCCGCTTCGACGAAACGAATCCTCGAACAATTGATTGAGAAGTATCCCGGAGAACAGGCTGCATACCTGGTCTTGGCGCTCACGTACTACCAACCCTTCTGTGACCCCGAGGGAGCAATCCGGGTTATTCAAGCCGGTTTGAAACGTGATCCGATGGATAAATCTCTATGGAATATCCTCGCGTACGGTTATGCCGCGCTCGACAAACGGCAGGATGCCTTTGCGGCGCTCGATCACTACTTAAACCTTGCACCCGGCGAACCAAACCCCTACGACTCCAAAGGCGATTTGTACCTTCTATTCGGGGAGCGGGATTCTGCGATGAGCTGGTACCGGAAAGCGGTCTCTATGCGATCGGATTTCGGATCGAACATCCCCCTCGGCTTCGATGCGATGAACCACGGGGATTACGCTCGCGCCCGAGAGTACATGATGGAATTGCACAGGCCGCGTGATCCTTCTGCGCTTTTTTCCGCCCACCAGGGCAAATTGACAGAGGCGCGTCGGCGACTGATTGAAAACCTGAATGCACATCACGAAAAACAATCCCTTGATCTGCTCCCGGATGATTGGCTCCAATTGCTCCTGAACGCGTATGAATTGGGCGACTATCCCATGATGACAAAGTACGCATGGTTAAGGTCGGAGCAGCTCAGAAAGAACCCCGCCGACCTGGCGTATGGCCGGGACGCATTGGCCTGGGCGTATTTGAAATCCGGCGATTCGGCCATGTACAGGAAAACGCTTGAGGATCTCAAAGGAGTGGTTTCGAGGCAGATACCCCGTATTCAAGCGGCCAGGAGTTACACGTGGGCGTTATTCTCCTTCGAGCAGGGAAATTATCGGGCCGCTGCGGAGCAATATCGGGAGGCATTACAAATATTTCACGTGAAGGCAGCGCCGCAGCTGTTTTTTGGGCGAAGTCTTCTGAGCTCCGGTCAGGTGGAGGAGGCGGTGAAAGAATTCCGCCGGGTCGCAGAGTGGATCCCGAGCGGGTACATCGATCCCGTGGTCGATCTGTTGCCGACAGGCTGGTATGCGCCGGTCGCCTCGGTCAAGGCGCACTACTGGCTCGGCGTCGCGTACGAAAAAGAAGGCCGGACCGCAGATGCGGTGAAAGAGTATGCAAAATTTCTGGAGATCTGGAAGGACGCCGATTTCAAATCGAAGGAATTGGACGATGCAAAGGCGCGTTATGCAAAGCTCAAGGGAATCAGCTTGAATTAA
- a CDS encoding PAS domain S-box protein, which translates to MRALLSTLAIPIIISCTSAQTTRFDEVWRWVEFTTVSGLPSNRIMDVVETGDSTIWALTSAGLAWYDGFRWNHVDSSMGLPVDRFEAAKRFGANQLLLVSGVTYYLGDRRGFSPISLNYATDLATFPPDALLMKDHSSILIYRNGKSSPFTPSSNLTAGKTISLWDTRGGSVWANLFSGMYRFESGEWKMKIACDFTPGAGSLLAENEHGTGITCLTYPFGMRGLWEWHNGSSPVRNPSERPDDVKSLDVGVDDEAIVAYRSGDVKIRQQGAWSLLQLMNPDIRDIEFVKFRTNRDLWIGTDHGLFLYKRSSSRWRFLKHDSPDLRNYTNELLKTRDGRLWVATSDGVEVHNPDGSVRYVSGINSEPLYVVTGLGEDEQGGVWISSGSSFDGVYRWDGSRWKHFEVSPGRGGIHIHKIRKDREGRLWFLGMGKNAPGRERLEPGAFLRSGNEFIPWGVNEGLTSGRVYAFAEARDGSLWFGTGAGLSRWKPGAPGRDVPDPRNGTWTHWKFGTGLRTKRVFTLAIDSAQRPWFGDASTLGVGVGYVDRNDSVHYLTVADGLIDDYIWDMNVDPTGRLWIATADGLCSYANNRWSTFDRLSGLQHPVLWPVLPLAGEVAVGTQGGGVAILNLDASNTPAPRVVLDVPRTEGGNILLRWRAHAYWGELDPTEIMTRFELQGGSWSAWSRTNEHTFVDLDPGSYTYRVQARGLFGNYTPEGAGGSFLVPLPMYLRPGFLIPTGLLSLAVVALGSVLLIRKRNHDLALRKSEEKFRTVTEMTSSAIFIYGENRLLFVNSGAENLTGFSRAELLAKSYFDLIHPEERELLRSKEQEKAESAGPAQRYEARIITKDGRERWVDCTSGWIQFQGHPVRLATSFEITERKHAEGKLRSLTSELSMTEERERRRMATYLHDVIGQTLALGKMKIRSLEKSGLPDAHQKLLGDLRDLIDQSITNTQTLTFELCPPILYELSFEAAIGWLTERMENQHGLRIEFHDDRNPKQLSENVKVLLFHAVREVLVNIIKHAEAEHAAVSLSRARDAIQIDITDDGIGIDAARTSKSSFNGGGFGLFNIRERLAYLGGRLEIGPHNGGGTRVTILAPLEGAGA; encoded by the coding sequence ATGAGGGCTCTTCTTTCCACCCTCGCAATTCCCATAATTATCTCCTGCACCTCCGCCCAGACGACACGATTCGACGAGGTGTGGCGGTGGGTGGAGTTTACGACCGTCTCGGGCCTTCCCTCGAACCGGATCATGGATGTGGTGGAGACGGGCGACAGCACGATCTGGGCCCTCACGAGCGCCGGATTGGCCTGGTATGACGGTTTCCGCTGGAATCATGTCGACAGCTCGATGGGCCTCCCCGTCGACCGTTTCGAGGCGGCGAAGCGCTTCGGCGCGAACCAACTCCTGCTGGTCTCGGGCGTTACATATTATCTGGGAGACAGGCGCGGCTTTTCCCCGATCTCTCTCAATTACGCCACGGACCTGGCGACCTTCCCGCCCGACGCCCTTCTGATGAAGGATCACTCCTCGATCCTGATTTACCGGAACGGGAAATCGTCTCCCTTCACTCCTTCATCGAACCTGACGGCGGGCAAGACAATTTCCCTCTGGGATACGAGGGGCGGCAGCGTATGGGCCAACCTCTTCAGCGGAATGTACCGCTTCGAGTCCGGTGAATGGAAAATGAAGATCGCCTGCGATTTCACGCCGGGGGCCGGGAGCCTCCTTGCGGAAAACGAACACGGAACCGGGATCACCTGCCTGACCTACCCTTTCGGGATGAGGGGATTGTGGGAATGGCACAACGGATCGTCGCCGGTGCGGAACCCGTCCGAGAGGCCCGACGACGTCAAATCGCTCGATGTCGGCGTCGACGACGAGGCGATCGTCGCCTACCGCTCCGGCGACGTCAAGATCCGGCAGCAGGGCGCATGGTCTCTGTTGCAGCTCATGAATCCGGATATCCGGGATATCGAATTCGTAAAGTTCAGAACGAACCGGGATCTCTGGATCGGCACCGATCACGGCCTGTTCCTCTATAAGAGATCGTCCTCCCGCTGGAGGTTTCTCAAACACGATTCGCCCGATCTGCGGAACTATACGAACGAGCTTTTGAAAACCCGGGATGGCAGGCTCTGGGTGGCGACGAGCGACGGCGTGGAGGTCCACAACCCGGACGGGTCGGTCCGCTACGTTTCCGGGATCAACTCCGAACCGCTCTACGTCGTCACGGGTCTCGGCGAGGACGAGCAGGGAGGCGTATGGATCTCGAGCGGATCGTCGTTCGACGGGGTCTACCGGTGGGACGGCTCGCGATGGAAACATTTCGAAGTGAGTCCGGGCCGCGGGGGAATCCACATCCACAAGATACGAAAAGACCGGGAGGGGCGTCTCTGGTTCCTGGGAATGGGAAAGAACGCGCCGGGACGCGAGCGGCTCGAACCGGGGGCGTTCCTCCGGTCGGGGAATGAGTTCATCCCGTGGGGAGTGAATGAGGGATTGACCAGCGGCCGGGTCTACGCGTTCGCCGAGGCGAGGGACGGATCGTTATGGTTCGGAACGGGTGCCGGACTCAGCCGGTGGAAACCGGGAGCTCCGGGGCGCGATGTCCCCGACCCCCGGAACGGCACCTGGACGCACTGGAAGTTCGGAACCGGGTTGCGCACCAAGAGGGTATTCACCCTTGCGATCGACAGCGCCCAGCGGCCCTGGTTTGGCGACGCATCCACCCTCGGTGTCGGAGTGGGGTATGTCGACCGGAACGACAGCGTCCATTACCTGACGGTGGCGGACGGTTTGATCGACGATTATATCTGGGATATGAATGTCGACCCGACGGGGAGACTCTGGATTGCGACGGCGGACGGATTGTGCAGTTACGCGAACAACCGGTGGTCGACATTCGACAGGCTCTCGGGGTTGCAACATCCGGTGCTCTGGCCCGTGTTGCCGCTCGCGGGCGAAGTGGCGGTCGGCACACAGGGAGGGGGCGTCGCGATTCTCAATCTCGACGCCAGCAACACGCCCGCCCCCCGCGTCGTGCTCGACGTTCCAAGAACGGAAGGAGGGAATATCCTGCTTCGGTGGCGGGCCCACGCCTATTGGGGAGAACTCGACCCGACGGAAATCATGACCCGGTTCGAACTTCAGGGAGGAAGCTGGTCCGCCTGGAGCAGAACGAATGAACACACGTTCGTCGATCTTGATCCGGGATCGTACACCTACCGCGTGCAGGCGAGGGGTCTGTTCGGCAATTATACCCCGGAGGGGGCCGGAGGATCATTCCTGGTGCCGCTGCCGATGTATCTCCGGCCGGGGTTTTTGATACCGACCGGACTTCTCTCTCTCGCCGTCGTCGCTCTCGGCTCCGTGCTCCTCATCAGGAAGCGCAACCATGATCTCGCCCTCCGAAAAAGCGAGGAAAAATTCCGTACGGTCACGGAGATGACTTCCTCGGCGATTTTCATTTACGGGGAGAACCGGCTGCTCTTCGTCAACTCGGGGGCCGAAAACCTCACGGGGTTCTCCCGGGCCGAGCTTCTTGCGAAAAGCTACTTTGACCTGATTCACCCCGAGGAGCGGGAGCTGCTTCGGTCGAAGGAGCAGGAGAAGGCGGAAAGCGCCGGCCCGGCCCAGCGTTACGAAGCCCGAATCATCACGAAGGACGGACGGGAGCGCTGGGTCGATTGCACCTCCGGGTGGATTCAATTCCAGGGGCATCCCGTTCGCCTGGCGACCTCGTTCGAGATTACCGAACGGAAGCACGCGGAAGGGAAGCTTCGCTCCCTCACCTCCGAGCTCTCCATGACCGAGGAGCGGGAGCGCCGCCGCATGGCGACGTATCTGCACGATGTCATCGGGCAGACCCTTGCGCTCGGCAAGATGAAGATCCGCAGCCTCGAGAAATCCGGACTCCCCGATGCCCACCAGAAGCTCCTCGGCGACCTCCGCGACCTCATCGATCAATCGATCACCAACACGCAAACGCTGACCTTTGAACTCTGCCCGCCGATCCTCTACGAGCTCAGCTTCGAGGCCGCCATCGGATGGCTGACCGAACGGATGGAGAACCAGCACGGGCTCAGGATTGAATTTCACGACGACCGGAACCCCAAGCAGCTTTCTGAAAACGTGAAAGTATTGCTGTTTCATGCGGTAAGGGAGGTGCTCGTCAACATCATCAAGCACGCCGAAGCGGAACATGCCGCCGTTTCACTCTCCCGCGCGCGCGACGCGATCCAGATCGACATCACCGACGACGGGATCGGAATCGACGCCGCGCGCACGTCGAAATCCTCGTTCAACGGAGGAGGATTTGGATTGTTCAATATCCGTGAACGGCTGGCCTACCTCGGCGGCCGGCTGGAGATAGGTCCGCACAACGGCGGGGGAACCCGCGTCACGATCCTCGCGCCGCTGGAGGGCGCCGGCGCATGA